TTGAAAATATTAACCTTTCTAAATAGATAAAAATAATATAAGTAATAAATTGATAGAATTTTAATAAAAAAATTCTTTGTTATACCGATTAATTAATAAAGTTTAGTAATTAGGTTATAGGGTTATAACATTGCATAGTTTTTGCTTTTCTTTATTTTTCTTTCTAGAATTAGAAGCAAATACCTATCTATTATAGAAATCGGAGGATTTGAAGAATGGAGTCATCAAATGAAAATAACAAGGATGTTTCATCGATTGAGGAAAAATTCCAATCTATTCTTTTATCAACTGGTAATATTAATCGAGAATATTTAATTCGTGATATCATTTTTGCTACAGATCGAGTATTTGCCGATTTATATGCTTCTAAAACCAATCCGAACGATGTGTTTAAACGTATTTATTTTCAATTAAAAGAAATTGCCTATTCTTATAAAGCAGACGCAGTAATTAATTGTCATTTTGAACAGCGCTCAGCTTTATATGAAGGTGAAAAAGTAACAGAAATTTTTGCTTATGGTACAGTTATACAATTTACTCAAACAACATTTGCTTAATGTCCAGTAAAAAGATAAAACAAAAAAACCTGACTTTTTAAAAGTCAGGTTTTTTAGAAGCCATAAATTACTTAAGCTACTTTATCATCGTATTTTACTTTGATAAGAATGATTTCGTATTAAAATATACTTGGTTTACTCTTTTTTGTCAATCCTTTTATAGAACAAAACTAAGTAAAACTAGATGCGTTAAACGAATAATTCGTTTATGATTTAATTCAATAATATTGAATGTTTTAAATGATATTAAATTTCTATATCCACCTATTTAGTTCATATCACTTCATTTTCCGATATTGTTAAATTATCATTGCAATCTATTCCAGTTTTATTTTTGCTATTTACTTAATATTTTTATTAACTAACAGAATTAGAATTTTGCTATCTTTTTTCTTCTCTTAAATCAATAACCAAATAACGATAAGGTTCTTTGCCTTTCGAATACGTTTGAATATCAGGATTAGTACTTAATATGGAATGGATTTGTTTTCTTTCAAACGCTGGCATTGGTTCTAATGCCATTGGTTTTCCTGTTTTTTGTACTTTTTGAGCTGATCGTTGTGCTAATTTTTGCAGAATTTCTTTTTGTTTTGTTCTATAATCTCCTACATTCACAACAATAGATAACTTATTTACGGCTATCCGATGAATAAATATCTGAGCTAAATATTGAAGTGCATTTAAAATTTTTCCATGCTTACCAATTAACATGCCAGGTTTATCGGTATCTAAATTAAAAATAAACACTTCGTCTTCTTTTTCAACTCTTACTAATGAAGAGGCATTTAATTCTTTTGTTATATTTGTTAGGTAGATAGCTAATTCTTTAATCGCTTGCTCATTTTCTAAGTTTTTTACATCTTTTTTGATCGGCTTTTTAGTTTGCAATTCTTCATGGATATCTTGTTCTCTTTTTTCTTCTTTGTTGGTTGTAATAACTGTATCAATCGTTTCTTCAATTGCCTCTGTAATTTGTTGATCAACGGTAGGTTCAATAGACACTCGAGCAGGTTTACTTAAAAAACCAAGAAATCCTTTTTTATTTTCATTTAATACATCAATAGTTACTTCTTCTTTTTTTAGTCCCAATTCGTGTAATCCTTTAATAATTGCTTTTTCTACCGTATCACCTTCATACATAGGCATTTTAAATTCCCCCTTTATTTTATCTTTTCTCTATTTTTTTCTTATTTTCTTTTTAGGATTTTTTGCTTTTTTTAATGCTTTTTCTTTTTCTCTTAATTTTTTTGCTTCCTCTTCACGTTCTCTACGAATTTTAAACGGATTATTAAGTACTAATGTTTGACCGGCCTGAAAAGCATTAGAAACTGTCCAATATAAAGATAGGCCACTAGCTAATTGAATTCCCATTAAAAAAATCATTACAGGCATGAAAAAATTCATAATTTTTAAAGAGATATTTGATTCTAATTGACTCATATTTGATAAATATGTACTAGCAAAAGTAAAGACAGCTGCTAAAATCGGTAATATTAGATATGGATCAGGTTTATTTAATGCTAACCACATAAAATTT
The genomic region above belongs to Melissococcus plutonius ATCC 35311 and contains:
- the jag gene encoding RNA-binding cell elongation regulator Jag/EloR; amino-acid sequence: MPMYEGDTVEKAIIKGLHELGLKKEEVTIDVLNENKKGFLGFLSKPARVSIEPTVDQQITEAIEETIDTVITTNKEEKREQDIHEELQTKKPIKKDVKNLENEQAIKELAIYLTNITKELNASSLVRVEKEDEVFIFNLDTDKPGMLIGKHGKILNALQYLAQIFIHRIAVNKLSIVVNVGDYRTKQKEILQKLAQRSAQKVQKTGKPMALEPMPAFERKQIHSILSTNPDIQTYSKGKEPYRYLVIDLREEKR